Proteins encoded together in one Bradyrhizobium sp. CB82 window:
- a CDS encoding acetyl-CoA C-acetyltransferase has translation MAEAYIVAAARTAGGRKGGRLAGWHPADLAAKVLDELVDRTKADPALVEDVIMGCVMQVGEQSNNVARNAVMASKLPESVPGTSIDRQCGSSQQALHFAAQAVMSGAMDVVIAAGVESMTRVPMGLSSQLAAKNGFGHYKSPGIEQRYPNIVFSQFTGAEMMAEKYGLSKDELDEYSYNSHQRAIAATQAGHFKDEIVPLEITRADGSKDTHHIDEGIRFDASLDGIKSVKLIAENGKLTAASASQICDGASGVMVVNERGLKSLGVKPLARVHHMTMMGGDPVIMLDAPLHATKRALEKAGMAIGDIDLFEVNEAFASVPTAWLKTTGADPARLNVNGGAIALGHPLGGSGTKLMTTLVHALKQRGKRYGLQTMCEGGGMANVTIVERL, from the coding sequence ATGGCCGAGGCTTACATCGTCGCCGCCGCGCGGACCGCCGGCGGGCGCAAGGGGGGCCGCCTCGCCGGCTGGCATCCGGCCGATCTCGCCGCAAAAGTGCTGGACGAGCTGGTCGACCGCACCAAGGCCGATCCGGCCCTGGTTGAAGACGTCATCATGGGCTGCGTGATGCAGGTCGGCGAGCAGTCCAACAACGTGGCGCGCAACGCGGTGATGGCCTCGAAACTGCCGGAGAGCGTGCCGGGCACCTCGATCGACCGGCAGTGCGGCTCCTCGCAGCAGGCGCTGCATTTCGCTGCCCAGGCGGTGATGTCCGGCGCGATGGACGTGGTGATCGCGGCCGGCGTGGAATCGATGACGCGGGTGCCGATGGGCCTGTCCTCGCAGCTCGCGGCCAAGAACGGCTTTGGCCACTACAAGAGTCCGGGCATCGAGCAGCGTTATCCGAACATCGTGTTCAGCCAGTTCACCGGCGCCGAGATGATGGCCGAGAAGTACGGCCTCTCCAAGGATGAGCTCGACGAGTACTCCTACAACAGCCACCAGCGCGCGATTGCGGCGACCCAAGCCGGCCACTTCAAGGACGAGATCGTGCCGCTCGAGATCACCCGCGCCGACGGCTCGAAGGACACCCATCACATCGACGAAGGCATCCGCTTCGACGCCAGCCTCGATGGCATCAAGAGCGTCAAGCTGATCGCCGAGAACGGCAAGCTGACGGCTGCGAGCGCCAGCCAGATCTGCGACGGCGCCTCCGGCGTGATGGTGGTGAACGAGCGCGGCCTGAAATCGCTCGGCGTCAAGCCGCTCGCGCGCGTGCATCACATGACCATGATGGGCGGCGATCCCGTCATCATGCTGGACGCGCCGCTGCACGCCACCAAGCGCGCGCTGGAGAAGGCCGGCATGGCAATTGGTGACATCGACCTGTTCGAGGTCAACGAGGCCTTTGCCTCGGTCCCGACCGCGTGGCTGAAGACCACCGGCGCCGATCCCGCCCGCCTCAACGTCAATGGCGGCGCGATCGCGCTCGGCCACCCCCTCGGCGGCTCCGGCACCAAGCTGATGACGACGCTTGTCCATGCGCTGAAGCAGCGTGGCAAGCGTTACGGCCTCCAGACCATGTGCGAAGGTGGCGGCATGGCGAATGTGACGATCGTGGAGCGGTTGTAA
- a CDS encoding amidase, whose product MAKSEWSFRSATELSAALTARKVSAVELTQDAIARIERHDGKINAVCVRDFDRALAAAREADAALARGEKRPLLGLPIAIKESFNIAGLPTTWGFVPQKDFRPAEDALAVARIKTAGGVILGKTNVPVGLGDWQSYNEIYGTTNNPYDLGRTPGGSSGGSSAALAAGYCTLATGSDIGGSLRVPAFHCGIYAHKPTINICAARGMTPPPFPAIPHDNDLAVIGPMARTAADLTLLLDVMAGPDPLEAGVGYRLELPAARHQTLKDFRVLVIDSHPLLPTDREVRGAITKLAGDLAKAGVTVARESALLPDFAETSRLYMRMLLGFLGAFFMPDIYAGAQAGAGQLSPADKSLAAERLRGIVASHRAWVLDAGARAGLRAQWRALFKSFDAVICPIMPTPAYPHDHTPEQDDRRIMIDGEAYPYSDQLAWPGIATLPGLPATAVPLGFSKDGLPLGVQVVGPFLEDRTPLKLAELIEQEFGGFKPPPMFGD is encoded by the coding sequence TTGGCCAAATCGGAATGGAGTTTCAGGAGCGCAACCGAATTGTCGGCCGCGCTGACTGCGAGGAAGGTTTCTGCCGTCGAGCTCACGCAAGATGCCATCGCGCGCATCGAACGCCACGATGGCAAGATCAACGCGGTCTGCGTACGGGATTTCGACCGTGCGCTCGCCGCGGCGCGCGAGGCGGATGCCGCGCTGGCGCGCGGCGAGAAGCGACCGCTGCTCGGCCTGCCGATAGCGATCAAGGAATCCTTCAACATCGCCGGCCTGCCCACGACCTGGGGCTTCGTGCCGCAGAAGGATTTTCGGCCGGCGGAAGATGCGCTTGCCGTGGCCCGCATCAAGACCGCCGGCGGCGTGATCCTCGGCAAGACCAACGTGCCGGTAGGGCTCGGCGACTGGCAGAGCTACAACGAGATCTACGGCACCACGAACAATCCTTACGATCTCGGCCGCACGCCTGGCGGCTCCTCCGGCGGCTCGTCGGCAGCACTCGCCGCTGGCTACTGCACGCTTGCGACCGGATCGGACATCGGCGGTTCGCTGCGCGTGCCGGCCTTCCATTGCGGCATCTACGCCCACAAGCCGACCATCAATATTTGTGCGGCGCGCGGCATGACGCCCCCGCCGTTTCCGGCCATTCCGCACGACAACGACCTCGCCGTGATCGGCCCGATGGCGCGCACGGCAGCGGACCTCACCTTGCTGCTGGATGTCATGGCTGGGCCGGATCCACTGGAGGCCGGCGTCGGCTACAGGCTCGAGCTGCCGGCTGCACGCCATCAGACGCTGAAAGACTTTCGCGTGCTGGTGATCGACAGCCATCCGCTACTGCCGACCGACCGGGAGGTTCGCGGCGCGATCACGAAGCTCGCAGGCGATCTCGCAAAGGCCGGCGTGACCGTCGCACGCGAGAGTGCCCTGCTGCCGGATTTCGCGGAGACCTCGCGGCTCTATATGCGCATGCTGCTGGGCTTCCTCGGCGCGTTCTTCATGCCCGACATCTATGCGGGCGCGCAGGCCGGCGCGGGCCAGCTCTCGCCCGCGGACAAGAGCCTCGCCGCCGAGCGGCTGCGTGGCATCGTCGCGAGCCATCGCGCCTGGGTGCTCGATGCCGGCGCGCGCGCCGGCTTGCGGGCTCAGTGGCGCGCGCTGTTCAAGAGCTTCGATGCGGTGATTTGCCCGATCATGCCGACGCCGGCCTATCCGCACGACCATACGCCGGAGCAGGACGACCGGCGCATCATGATCGATGGTGAAGCCTACCCCTATTCAGACCAGCTCGCCTGGCCCGGCATCGCGACGCTGCCTGGGCTGCCGGCAACCGCGGTTCCGCTCGGGTTTTCCAAGGACGGCCTTCCGCTCGGTGTGCAGGTGGTCGGCCCCTTCCTCGAAGACCGCACGCCGCTGAAGCTCGCCGAGTTGATCGAGCAAGAATTCGGCGGCTTCAAGCCGCCGCCCATGTTTGGTGATTAG
- a CDS encoding TetR family transcriptional regulator, with amino-acid sequence MRLSAGHWARQGSLVTTSVPNRLPSGKSSTAEKLLVAASELMIERSSIEISLSDIAQKSGANAALVKYHFGNKDGLLLALLARDAATELSNLEYLLAQPITPTAKLKLHIGGIIRAYHRFPYMNRLIHYLLHESTAESADEVSKFFVAPLLDFHRRLLAEGVSRGEFRVTDPVLFYTSLIGACDHLFFGRHAMSRATGVGPVTDEVCRQYIKHMETLICGGILTGGEQAAAAG; translated from the coding sequence ATGCGCTTATCTGCGGGCCATTGGGCGAGACAGGGATCTTTAGTGACTACCAGCGTACCGAACAGGCTTCCGAGCGGCAAAAGTTCCACTGCGGAGAAACTGCTGGTGGCCGCGAGCGAGCTGATGATCGAACGCTCCTCGATCGAGATTTCACTCAGCGACATCGCGCAGAAATCCGGCGCCAACGCCGCGCTGGTCAAATATCACTTCGGCAACAAGGACGGCCTGTTGCTCGCGCTGCTGGCGCGGGATGCTGCGACCGAGTTGTCGAACCTCGAATATCTGCTGGCGCAGCCGATCACGCCGACGGCGAAGCTGAAGCTGCATATCGGCGGCATCATCCGTGCCTATCACCGCTTCCCCTACATGAACCGGCTGATCCACTATCTCCTGCATGAAAGCACGGCGGAGTCCGCCGACGAGGTCTCGAAGTTCTTCGTCGCGCCGCTGCTCGACTTTCACCGTCGCCTGCTCGCCGAAGGTGTCAGCCGCGGCGAGTTCCGCGTCACGGATCCAGTGTTGTTCTACACCAGCCTGATCGGCGCCTGCGATCACCTGTTCTTCGGCCGGCACGCGATGTCTCGCGCGACCGGCGTCGGCCCGGTCACCGACGAAGTCTGCCGGCAATACATCAAGCACATGGAAACGCTGATCTGCGGCGGCATCCTCACGGGAGGCGAGCAAGCTGCCGCGGCCGGATGA
- a CDS encoding alpha/beta hydrolase, with amino-acid sequence MTSLPDIPLPAGIRSRYVDGINGLRMHVLEAGFETRERPCVLLLHGFPELAFSWRKVMPALAAAGYHVIAPDQRGYGRTTGWTADYDGDLAPFRLFNLVRDALGLVSAFGYKQVDVVGHDFGSPVASWCALVRPDVFRSVAMMSAPFGGPPPLPFNTTDKPMSPPSDDPVHRELAALPRPRKHYQWYYSTREANADMHRAPQGVHDFLRAYYHHKSADWTDNKPYPLKSWSASELAKLPTYYVMDFDETMPQTVAKEMPSPAEIAANLWLPERELAYYGAEYGRTGFQGGLQWYRCGTSGAFNSELQLFAGRTIDVPSCFISGKQDWGTYQRPGVFEAMQARACTNMLGCHLVDGAGHWVQQEQPAEVSRLLLDFLARARAANGTV; translated from the coding sequence ATGACATCCCTCCCCGACATTCCCCTGCCCGCCGGCATCCGCTCGCGCTATGTCGATGGTATCAACGGGCTGCGCATGCACGTGCTCGAAGCCGGCTTCGAGACGCGGGAGCGGCCCTGCGTGCTGCTGCTGCACGGCTTTCCGGAGCTCGCCTTTTCCTGGCGCAAGGTGATGCCGGCGCTCGCCGCTGCCGGCTATCACGTGATCGCGCCGGACCAACGCGGCTATGGCCGAACCACGGGATGGACCGCCGACTATGACGGCGATCTCGCGCCGTTCCGGCTCTTCAACCTGGTGCGTGACGCGCTCGGGCTGGTGTCGGCGTTCGGGTACAAGCAGGTCGATGTGGTCGGGCATGATTTCGGCAGCCCAGTCGCATCCTGGTGCGCGCTGGTGCGGCCCGATGTGTTTCGCTCGGTGGCGATGATGAGCGCGCCGTTCGGCGGGCCGCCGCCCCTGCCGTTCAACACAACCGACAAGCCGATGTCGCCGCCGAGCGATGATCCCGTGCATCGCGAGCTCGCCGCGCTGCCGCGTCCGCGCAAACACTATCAGTGGTACTATTCGACACGCGAAGCGAATGCCGACATGCATCGCGCGCCGCAGGGCGTGCACGATTTCCTGCGCGCCTACTATCATCACAAGAGCGCGGACTGGACGGACAACAAGCCCTATCCGCTGAAATCCTGGTCCGCCAGCGAGCTCGCAAAACTGCCGACCTATTACGTGATGGATTTCGACGAGACCATGCCGCAGACGGTCGCGAAGGAAATGCCCTCGCCAGCCGAGATCGCCGCCAACCTGTGGCTGCCGGAACGCGAGCTTGCCTACTACGGCGCCGAATACGGTCGCACCGGATTCCAGGGCGGACTGCAATGGTATCGCTGCGGCACGTCGGGCGCTTTCAATAGCGAATTGCAACTATTCGCGGGCCGCACCATCGACGTGCCCTCCTGCTTCATCTCCGGCAAGCAGGATTGGGGCACGTATCAACGCCCCGGCGTGTTCGAGGCGATGCAGGCACGCGCCTGCACGAACATGCTCGGCTGTCATCTCGTCGACGGCGCCGGTCACTGGGTGCAGCAGGAGCAACCCGCCGAGGTGAGCCGGCTGCTGCTCGACTTCCTCGCCCGGGCGCGGGCGGCAAACGGGACGGTTTGA
- the mbfA gene encoding iron exporter MbfA yields the protein MKNFADLTEREVLAVAIASEEEDSRIYMAFAEDLKDRYPDSAKLFEEMAEEERGHRHMLLEMYEQRFGKHLPPIRREDVKGFLRRRPIWLTKNLPLDTIRKEVETMELQAERFYIKAAEQAQDVGVRRLLGDLAEAEKAHEKTATRLTDKILSPDVRAEEDRTSRRMFVLQYVQPGLAGLMDGSVSTLAPLFAAAFATHQNWQTFLVGLAASIGAGISMGFAEALSDDGSLTGRGSPWLRGITCGLMTALGGLGHTMPYLVPDSWPNAFWIATAIACVVVFFELWAIAFIRARYMDTLFLQAVFQIVLGGAIVLGVGILIGAA from the coding sequence GTGAAGAATTTCGCTGATCTGACCGAACGCGAGGTGCTCGCGGTCGCCATCGCCTCCGAGGAGGAGGACAGCCGCATTTACATGGCTTTCGCAGAGGACCTGAAGGACCGCTACCCGGACTCGGCAAAGCTGTTCGAGGAGATGGCCGAGGAGGAGCGCGGTCACCGCCACATGCTGCTCGAAATGTATGAGCAGCGTTTCGGAAAGCATTTGCCGCCGATCCGCCGCGAGGACGTCAAGGGCTTCCTGCGCCGCCGCCCTATCTGGCTCACCAAGAACCTGCCGCTCGACACCATCCGCAAGGAGGTCGAGACCATGGAGCTGCAGGCCGAGCGGTTCTACATCAAGGCCGCCGAGCAGGCGCAGGACGTCGGCGTGCGCCGGCTGCTGGGCGATCTCGCCGAAGCCGAGAAGGCCCACGAGAAGACCGCGACGCGCCTGACCGACAAGATCCTCAGCCCCGATGTGCGCGCCGAGGAAGATCGCACCAGCCGCCGCATGTTCGTGCTGCAATATGTGCAGCCGGGCCTCGCCGGCCTGATGGACGGCTCGGTCTCGACGCTGGCGCCGCTGTTCGCGGCGGCCTTCGCGACGCATCAGAACTGGCAGACTTTCCTGGTTGGGCTGGCCGCCTCGATCGGTGCGGGCATCAGCATGGGCTTTGCGGAAGCCTTGTCGGACGATGGCTCGCTCACGGGCCGCGGCTCGCCCTGGCTGCGCGGCATCACCTGCGGCCTCATGACCGCGCTCGGCGGCCTCGGCCACACCATGCCTTATCTGGTACCCGATAGCTGGCCGAATGCCTTCTGGATCGCCACCGCGATCGCCTGTGTCGTCGTGTTCTTCGAATTGTGGGCGATCGCCTTCATTCGCGCGCGCTACATGGACACGCTGTTCCTCCAGGCGGTCTTCCAGATCGTGCTCGGCGGCGCCATCGTGCTCGGGGTCGGGATATTGATCGGAGCGGCCTAG